In Methylomonas sp. ZR1, one DNA window encodes the following:
- a CDS encoding methyltransferase domain-containing protein, whose protein sequence is MTTSIEISESVRHYYGQVLQSSNDLKTSACCSIDAMPSYLKALLTNLHPEVLERFYGCGSPLPPALTGKTVLDLGCGTGRDCYLLSKLVGASGRVIGVDMTPEQLEVAVRHRNWHAERFGFANVEFLHGHIENLHTVGIADNSVDVVVSNCVINLSPEKPSVLAEIFRVLKPGGELYFSDVFADRRIPFELRQDPVLLGECLGGALYWEDFRRILHDLDCPDVRKVKQNAISIDDPDVFAKIGMVKFDSVTVRAFKMPLEDRCEDFGQVATYLGTIEQHPHSFDLDDHHHFETGRPLRVCGNTADMLAGSRYGEHFQILGDKTRHFGLFDCSPGPGSESTKTDSACC, encoded by the coding sequence ATGACTACCAGTATCGAAATCAGCGAATCGGTCCGCCATTATTATGGTCAGGTCTTGCAATCCAGCAACGATCTGAAAACCAGCGCCTGTTGCAGCATCGACGCCATGCCAAGCTATTTAAAAGCCTTGCTGACCAACCTGCATCCCGAAGTGTTGGAACGGTTTTACGGCTGCGGCTCTCCCTTACCCCCCGCATTAACGGGTAAAACCGTGCTGGATTTGGGCTGCGGCACCGGCCGCGATTGCTATCTGTTGTCGAAGCTGGTCGGCGCGTCAGGACGGGTAATCGGCGTAGACATGACTCCCGAGCAACTAGAAGTGGCCGTGCGTCATCGCAACTGGCATGCCGAGCGCTTTGGATTTGCCAATGTTGAGTTTTTGCACGGTCACATCGAAAACCTGCACACCGTAGGTATCGCCGACAACAGTGTCGACGTGGTGGTCTCCAATTGCGTGATCAACCTGTCGCCGGAAAAACCCAGCGTGCTGGCGGAAATATTCCGGGTGTTGAAGCCCGGCGGCGAGCTGTATTTTTCCGATGTTTTTGCCGATCGCCGCATCCCGTTCGAACTGCGCCAAGACCCGGTGCTATTAGGCGAATGTCTGGGCGGTGCTTTGTATTGGGAAGACTTCCGACGCATATTGCACGACCTAGACTGCCCCGATGTCCGCAAGGTCAAACAAAACGCCATCAGCATCGACGACCCGGACGTGTTCGCCAAAATCGGCATGGTCAAGTTCGATTCGGTGACGGTGCGCGCCTTTAAAATGCCCCTGGAAGACCGTTGCGAGGACTTCGGCCAGGTCGCAACGTATTTGGGCACTATTGAGCAGCACCCGCACAGCTTTGATTTGGACGATCATCATCATTTCGAAACCGGCCGGCCGTTAAGAGTCTGCGGAAACACCGCCGACATGCTGGCAGGTAGCCGCTATGGCGAACACTTCCAAATATTGGGCGACAAAACCCGCCATTTCGGCTTATTCGACTGCTCGCCCGGACCCGGCAGCGAATCAACCAAGACTGACAGCGCCTGCTGCTGA
- the arsS gene encoding arsenosugar biosynthesis radical SAM (seleno)protein ArsS (Some members of this family are selenoproteins.) encodes MHDTKPLLADSDFPAIFRKSLQILQINLGYRCNLSCVHCHVNAGPKRTEMMSRETIDEILALADAANIHSLDLTGGAPEMHPDFRYLVRAARDRGIAVIDRCNLTILEEPEYADLAAFLAAQQVKIVASLPCYLEENVDKQRGKGVFKDSLAALQRLNRLGYGQPDSGLELNLVFNPQDAVLPPDQHNLERAYKQHLQQHYGIVFNRLFAIANMPIQRFGSTLVSLGRFEAYLTLLKDSYRADNLENLMCLNTLSIDWQGYVYDCDFNQMLGLPLGATAKPQTHISELRLEPLQGAPIATAAHCYGCTAGQGSSCGGALG; translated from the coding sequence ATGCACGACACCAAACCACTACTGGCCGACAGCGATTTTCCGGCCATTTTTCGCAAGTCGTTGCAGATTTTGCAAATCAATCTGGGCTATCGGTGCAACTTGAGCTGCGTGCATTGCCATGTCAACGCCGGCCCCAAACGTACCGAAATGATGAGTCGGGAGACTATCGATGAAATATTGGCGCTGGCCGACGCCGCCAACATTCACAGCCTGGATCTGACCGGCGGCGCGCCGGAAATGCATCCGGATTTTCGCTATTTGGTGCGAGCCGCGCGGGATCGTGGCATAGCGGTGATCGACCGTTGCAATCTGACCATTCTGGAAGAACCTGAATACGCCGATCTCGCCGCGTTTCTGGCCGCGCAGCAGGTCAAGATCGTCGCCTCTCTGCCGTGTTATCTGGAAGAAAATGTCGACAAACAACGCGGCAAAGGCGTGTTCAAAGACAGCCTGGCGGCCTTGCAGCGTTTGAATCGGCTGGGTTATGGCCAGCCGGACAGCGGACTGGAATTGAATCTGGTGTTCAACCCGCAAGACGCGGTGTTGCCACCCGATCAACATAATCTGGAACGGGCTTATAAACAACATTTGCAGCAACATTACGGCATTGTCTTCAACCGCCTGTTTGCCATCGCCAATATGCCGATTCAGCGCTTCGGCAGCACCTTGGTCAGTCTCGGGCGCTTCGAAGCTTATCTGACATTACTGAAAGACAGTTATCGTGCGGACAACCTTGAAAACCTGATGTGCCTGAATACCCTCAGTATCGACTGGCAAGGTTACGTCTACGACTGCGATTTCAACCAAATGCTGGGTTTGCCCTTGGGCGCTACAGCCAAACCCCAAACCCATATCAGCGAGTTGCGACTTGAGCCACTGCAAGGCGCCCCCATCGCCACCGCCGCCCATTGTTACGGTTGCACGGCCGGCCAAGGTAGCAGTTGCGGTGGGGCTTTAGGATAA
- a CDS encoding peptide MFS transporter, translating into MNQKTLFGHPIGLFVLFFTEMWERFSYYGMRALLVLYMTQHLIQAAQTDTLVFGFAMLRTGLEAFFGPLSTQALASQIYGLYTGLVYFTPLFGGILADRVLGPRKCVIVGCVLMAIGHFLMVAEAFFLLALLFLILGNGCFKPNISTQVGNLYPPGDPRRDGAFTIFYMGINLGAFFSPLICGTLGQRYGWHYGFGAAGVGMLLGLLVYLFGQKYLGADQFVKPAAEVIKPEPLTTKEWQALGGLTALAVLNILFWAVYEQQGNTLQLFAEHNTDWHIFGWEMPSTWFQSLNPAFIFLLVPLLDRVSRYRAGQGRQSSSVGKMAFGSILLGASFLVLIFAVSGVQSTDRISFLWLALCTLIYTLGELYLSPVGLSLVSKVSPPRLVGVLMGMWFLSTFFGNYLSGYIGSFYEQMPRQDFFLLLAAMGGATGLAIWAFKPLLKRAVGSD; encoded by the coding sequence GTGAATCAAAAAACTCTGTTTGGTCATCCCATCGGCTTATTCGTGCTGTTTTTCACTGAAATGTGGGAGCGCTTTTCCTATTACGGCATGCGCGCTTTGCTGGTGTTGTATATGACCCAGCATTTAATTCAAGCCGCGCAAACCGATACCTTGGTATTCGGATTTGCGATGCTACGGACTGGTTTGGAAGCCTTTTTCGGGCCTTTATCCACGCAAGCCCTGGCCTCGCAGATTTACGGTTTATATACCGGCTTGGTGTACTTCACCCCGCTGTTCGGCGGCATTTTGGCCGACCGAGTGTTGGGGCCGCGCAAATGCGTGATAGTCGGCTGCGTGTTGATGGCTATCGGCCATTTTTTGATGGTTGCCGAAGCGTTTTTCTTGTTGGCGCTGTTGTTTTTGATTTTAGGTAACGGCTGTTTCAAGCCCAACATTTCGACACAGGTGGGCAATTTATATCCCCCCGGCGATCCGCGCCGCGACGGCGCGTTTACGATTTTTTATATGGGCATCAACCTGGGCGCGTTTTTCTCGCCGTTGATCTGCGGCACCTTGGGGCAACGCTACGGCTGGCATTACGGCTTCGGCGCCGCCGGCGTCGGGATGTTGCTGGGTTTGCTGGTCTATCTGTTTGGGCAGAAATATCTGGGTGCGGATCAATTTGTTAAACCTGCGGCTGAGGTGATAAAGCCCGAACCGCTGACTACTAAAGAATGGCAGGCACTAGGCGGCTTAACGGCTTTAGCAGTGCTGAATATTTTGTTCTGGGCAGTTTACGAGCAACAAGGCAACACGCTGCAACTGTTCGCCGAGCACAACACCGATTGGCATATCTTCGGCTGGGAAATGCCCTCCACCTGGTTTCAATCCCTGAATCCGGCCTTTATATTCTTGTTGGTACCGTTGCTCGACCGTGTTTCTCGCTACCGCGCCGGCCAGGGCCGGCAAAGTTCGAGTGTCGGCAAAATGGCATTCGGCTCGATATTGTTGGGTGCGTCGTTTTTGGTACTGATTTTCGCGGTCAGCGGTGTGCAATCCACCGACAGAATCAGCTTTCTATGGCTGGCATTGTGTACCTTGATTTACACGCTCGGCGAACTTTATCTGTCGCCGGTTGGCTTGTCGCTGGTCAGTAAAGTCTCGCCGCCGCGCTTGGTAGGCGTGCTAATGGGCATGTGGTTTCTGTCGACGTTTTTTGGCAATTATTTGTCTGGTTACATCGGCAGTTTTTACGAGCAAATGCCCAGACAGGATTTCTTTCTGTTATTGGCAGCGATGGGCGGCGCTACCGGCTTAGCTATATGGGCGTTCAAACCGCTATTAAAGAGGGCGGTCGGGTCGGATTAG
- a CDS encoding FAD-dependent oxidoreductase, whose amino-acid sequence MKPSRLILLLIMAGLIGLFFSCDLQHELSLDNLKLQQAAIVDYRQNNPLSALALYAGLYIAVTGLSLPGATILTLAGGAVFGLLWGTLIVSFASTIGATLAFLAARFLFRDWVKSRFGTRLQAIDDGVRRDGAVYLFTLRLVPLFPFFMINLAMGLTPIKTRTFYWVSQLGMLAGTLVYVNAGTQLAKIDSLSAILSPALLGSFALLGVFPLAAKKMLEVIQQRKVYARWTKPARFDNNLIVIGAGAGGLVSAYIAAAVKAKVTLIEKHKMGGDCLNTGCVPSKALIRSAKLLSHIKRAKEFGIAKAEAEFDFAEAMARVQRVIETIAPHDSVERYTALGVEVIEGSAKIVSPWAVEVTTETGVQTLTSRAIVIAAGASPLVPPIAGLENIDYLTSDNVWNLRELPKRLLVLGGGPIGCELTQTFARLGSQVTQVEMAPRIMLREDPEVSDMVQARFQAEGVEVKVRHTAKEFIVENGEHILLAEHVGQMVRIAFDKVLVALGRSANVQGYGVEEMGIALSPRRTLDTNPFQQTNYPNIYAVGDVAGPYQFTHTAAHQAWYATVNALFGPFKKFRTDYAVIPWSTFTDPEVARVGLNEQEAQAQNIAYEVSTYGIDDLDRAIADGEAHGFVKVLTVPGKDKILGVTIVGEHAGDLLAEFVLAMKHGIGLNKILGTIHIYPTLAEANKHVAGVWKRNHAPQGLLKWLGRYHAWRRKV is encoded by the coding sequence ATGAAGCCGTCAAGACTCATCTTACTACTGATAATGGCGGGATTGATCGGGCTGTTTTTCAGCTGTGATCTCCAGCATGAGCTAAGTCTGGACAACCTAAAATTACAGCAAGCGGCGATAGTGGACTATCGCCAAAACAATCCGCTATCAGCGCTTGCCCTGTATGCTGGGCTGTACATCGCGGTTACTGGGTTGTCATTACCGGGGGCGACGATATTGACGCTGGCCGGCGGCGCGGTGTTCGGTTTGCTCTGGGGGACACTGATCGTCTCGTTTGCTTCCACTATCGGCGCGACGCTGGCGTTTTTGGCGGCACGGTTTTTGTTCCGAGACTGGGTCAAATCCCGCTTCGGCACCCGTTTGCAGGCTATCGACGACGGCGTGAGACGAGACGGTGCTGTTTATTTGTTTACCTTGCGTCTGGTGCCATTGTTCCCGTTCTTCATGATCAATCTGGCGATGGGTTTGACGCCCATCAAGACCAGGACTTTTTACTGGGTCAGCCAGCTAGGCATGCTGGCCGGCACCTTGGTTTACGTCAATGCCGGCACCCAGCTGGCAAAAATCGACTCCCTATCCGCTATTCTCTCTCCCGCTTTGTTGGGTTCGTTTGCCTTGCTCGGTGTGTTTCCATTAGCGGCGAAGAAAATGCTCGAAGTCATTCAACAGCGCAAAGTCTACGCGCGCTGGACCAAACCGGCGCGTTTCGACAACAACCTGATCGTCATCGGCGCGGGCGCCGGCGGCTTGGTCTCGGCTTATATCGCCGCGGCCGTCAAAGCCAAAGTCACGCTGATCGAAAAGCACAAAATGGGCGGCGATTGCCTGAACACCGGTTGCGTGCCGTCGAAGGCGTTGATTCGCTCGGCCAAGTTGCTGTCGCATATCAAACGTGCTAAGGAATTCGGCATTGCCAAAGCCGAAGCCGAGTTCGATTTCGCCGAAGCGATGGCGCGGGTGCAGCGGGTGATCGAAACGATAGCGCCGCACGATTCCGTGGAGCGTTATACCGCGCTGGGTGTGGAAGTGATCGAAGGCAGTGCCAAAATCGTCTCGCCCTGGGCGGTGGAAGTCACGACGGAAACCGGTGTGCAAACCCTCACTAGCCGCGCCATTGTCATCGCCGCTGGTGCTAGCCCCCTAGTGCCGCCGATAGCAGGACTGGAAAACATCGATTATCTGACCTCGGATAACGTCTGGAACTTGCGCGAATTGCCCAAGCGCCTGTTGGTGTTGGGCGGTGGTCCAATAGGCTGCGAACTGACGCAAACCTTCGCTCGCTTGGGTAGTCAGGTTACGCAGGTGGAAATGGCCCCGCGCATTATGCTTCGGGAAGATCCGGAGGTATCGGACATGGTCCAGGCTCGTTTCCAGGCGGAAGGCGTGGAGGTCAAAGTTCGGCATACAGCCAAGGAATTTATTGTCGAAAACGGCGAACACATTCTGCTGGCCGAACATGTCGGCCAGATGGTCAGGATTGCCTTTGATAAGGTGCTGGTGGCGCTTGGCCGCTCGGCCAATGTGCAGGGTTACGGCGTGGAAGAAATGGGCATCGCCCTGTCGCCGCGCCGTACCTTGGACACCAATCCATTCCAGCAAACCAATTATCCCAACATCTATGCGGTCGGCGACGTGGCCGGGCCGTACCAGTTTACCCACACCGCGGCGCATCAAGCCTGGTACGCGACGGTGAATGCGCTGTTTGGCCCCTTCAAAAAGTTTCGCACCGATTACGCCGTCATCCCTTGGTCAACCTTTACCGATCCGGAAGTGGCCCGCGTGGGTTTGAACGAGCAGGAGGCGCAAGCACAGAACATCGCGTATGAAGTCTCTACTTATGGCATTGATGACCTGGATAGAGCAATAGCCGACGGCGAGGCACACGGCTTCGTCAAAGTACTGACCGTGCCCGGGAAGGATAAAATCCTCGGCGTCACCATCGTTGGTGAACATGCCGGCGACTTACTGGCTGAATTTGTGCTGGCGATGAAGCACGGTATCGGTTTGAATAAAATCCTAGGCACTATTCATATCTATCCCACCCTGGCGGAAGCCAATAAGCATGTGGCGGGCGTCTGGAAACGCAATCATGCCCCGCAAGGTCTGCTGAAATGGCTGGGCCGTTATCACGCCTGGCGGCGCAAGGTTTAA
- a CDS encoding NAD-dependent malic enzyme — translation MTTLSDYFDYRLDADGNKYVEVSIRGVTLLRLPATNKGTAFSVQERIELGLDGMLPPQVTDMAQQLDRLYVNYQKQANNISKYQFLRALQDRNEVLFYALLERHLEEMVPVVYTPTIGLAVQQFSSNFTSTRGLTFSAANIDRAETILQNYPLHDIRMIVVTDSSSILGIGDQGMGGLAICIGKLGLYTVGGGMCPFQTLPVNLDVGTNRSELLDDPFYLGAHSKRLHDQPYFELVDKFVNAVQTVWPKAIIQWEDFAKNIAFDLLAKYKDLLPCFNDDIQGTGAMALAGLLSACHKKGETLAEQTVVVVGAGAGGFGVASTIKKGMLREGLTMEQILQRIFVVDAHGLVVKEATTEAYKLPLSHTQESYHDWDIPDDRVPNLLEVVTHAKPTVLLGLTGVAGLFTETVIKTMAANHAQPIIFPLSNPTANCEATPEDILVWTQGSAMVATGSPFADVEYQGRLYPIGQGNNAFIFPGLGFAAVLGECSRISDAMVLESAYALADYIVEKCSAADLIFPPVGDLKQVSLFVANRVLAKALEDGSATRQDLVGIDLEAYVKANLWKAEYLPFKYAGATATH, via the coding sequence ATGACAACGCTAAGCGATTATTTCGACTACCGGCTAGATGCCGACGGTAATAAATATGTAGAGGTTTCGATTCGGGGCGTGACCTTACTCAGGCTACCGGCCACCAATAAAGGCACCGCGTTTAGTGTGCAGGAACGTATCGAACTGGGCTTGGATGGCATGCTGCCGCCGCAAGTCACGGATATGGCGCAGCAACTCGACCGCTTGTATGTCAATTATCAAAAACAAGCGAACAATATTTCCAAGTATCAATTTCTCAGAGCTCTGCAGGACCGCAACGAGGTGTTGTTTTACGCGCTGTTAGAACGGCATCTTGAGGAAATGGTGCCCGTTGTCTACACCCCAACCATAGGCTTGGCGGTGCAACAATTCAGTTCCAACTTCACCAGCACGCGCGGTTTGACTTTTTCCGCAGCCAATATCGATCGGGCCGAAACGATTTTACAAAACTACCCGTTACACGATATTCGCATGATTGTGGTGACCGATTCTTCGTCGATTTTGGGTATCGGCGACCAAGGTATGGGCGGTTTGGCGATTTGCATCGGCAAACTGGGGCTGTATACCGTCGGCGGCGGCATGTGCCCGTTTCAAACCTTGCCGGTCAATCTGGATGTGGGCACCAACCGCAGTGAATTGTTGGACGATCCGTTCTATTTGGGCGCGCATAGCAAGCGCTTGCACGACCAGCCTTATTTCGAATTGGTCGATAAATTTGTTAACGCGGTACAAACAGTCTGGCCCAAAGCCATTATCCAATGGGAAGATTTTGCGAAAAACATCGCCTTCGATTTGTTGGCCAAATACAAAGATCTGCTGCCCTGTTTTAACGACGACATCCAGGGTACCGGGGCGATGGCCTTGGCAGGTCTGCTCTCGGCTTGCCATAAAAAAGGCGAAACCCTCGCAGAACAAACCGTGGTGGTGGTGGGCGCCGGTGCCGGCGGATTCGGCGTAGCCAGTACCATTAAAAAAGGCATGCTGCGCGAAGGTTTAACCATGGAGCAAATTCTGCAGCGGATTTTCGTGGTGGATGCGCATGGCCTGGTGGTCAAGGAAGCTACGACCGAGGCCTACAAATTACCGCTATCGCATACTCAGGAAAGTTACCACGACTGGGATATTCCCGATGATAGGGTGCCCAACCTACTGGAGGTGGTCACTCACGCCAAGCCAACGGTATTGCTCGGACTAACCGGTGTAGCGGGTTTGTTCACCGAGACTGTGATTAAAACCATGGCGGCAAACCACGCCCAGCCCATTATTTTCCCTTTATCCAACCCCACCGCCAATTGCGAAGCCACGCCGGAAGACATCTTGGTGTGGACGCAAGGGTCGGCTATGGTCGCGACCGGCAGCCCATTCGCTGACGTCGAATATCAAGGCCGGCTTTATCCGATTGGGCAGGGCAATAATGCCTTTATATTTCCGGGCTTGGGCTTTGCCGCGGTGTTGGGCGAGTGCAGCCGGATTAGCGACGCAATGGTCTTGGAGTCTGCCTATGCTTTGGCCGACTACATCGTGGAGAAATGTTCGGCTGCCGACCTGATTTTCCCGCCGGTGGGCGATCTGAAGCAAGTCAGTTTATTTGTGGCTAATCGGGTATTGGCTAAAGCGCTGGAAGACGGCTCCGCGACCCGGCAAGATTTAGTGGGCATCGATCTGGAAGCTTACGTTAAGGCCAATCTCTGGAAAGCCGAGTATCTGCCGTTCAAATATGCCGGGGCAACGGCAACGCATTAA
- the queG gene encoding tRNA epoxyqueuosine(34) reductase QueG, whose translation MHTPLTQAEDLNALVQRIKHWGEELGFQQIGVSDTDLNTAEEHLHNWLDKGFNGEMQYMAAHGLKRSRPALLQEGTRSIISARMDYLPEPSATSKQLLEDPAAAFVSRYALGRDYHKLLRNRLQKLADKIAETIGPFGYRAFVDSAPVLEKAIAEKAGLGWIGKHSNLINRRAGSWFFLGEIYTDLALPSDQPVSNHCGQCRACLDICPTQAIVGPYQVDARRCVSYLTIELHGSIPVALRPLLGNRIYGCDDCQLVCPWNRFAKLSAESDFKPRHRLDQATLLELFAWTEAEFLQKTEGSAIRRIGHQRWLRNIAVALGNGKATDAAKTVLAGRLSDESEMVREHTQWALQKLDSLHIEPELPTI comes from the coding sequence TTGCACACGCCTTTAACCCAAGCCGAAGATCTTAACGCACTTGTCCAACGCATCAAGCACTGGGGCGAGGAATTGGGATTTCAGCAGATTGGTGTCAGCGATACGGATTTGAATACCGCCGAAGAGCATCTGCACAACTGGCTGGACAAGGGCTTTAACGGCGAGATGCAATACATGGCCGCACACGGTTTGAAACGCAGTCGCCCGGCTTTGTTGCAGGAAGGTACGCGCAGCATTATCTCGGCACGGATGGATTATTTGCCGGAACCATCGGCAACCAGCAAACAATTATTGGAAGACCCGGCCGCCGCCTTCGTATCGCGGTATGCCTTAGGACGCGATTACCACAAGCTGCTACGGAATAGATTGCAAAAACTGGCGGACAAAATCGCCGAGACCATCGGTCCGTTCGGCTATCGGGCGTTTGTCGACAGCGCACCGGTGTTGGAAAAAGCCATCGCCGAGAAAGCCGGCTTGGGCTGGATAGGCAAGCACAGCAACCTGATCAATCGCCGCGCCGGCTCCTGGTTTTTTCTCGGGGAAATTTATACCGACTTGGCCTTACCCAGCGATCAGCCCGTCAGCAACCACTGCGGACAATGCCGGGCTTGTCTGGACATTTGCCCGACGCAAGCCATCGTCGGCCCGTATCAGGTTGATGCGCGCCGTTGCGTCTCTTACTTAACTATCGAATTGCACGGCAGCATTCCAGTGGCATTACGACCCTTGCTGGGTAATCGAATTTACGGTTGCGACGATTGCCAATTGGTGTGCCCGTGGAATCGCTTCGCCAAACTCAGCGCGGAAAGCGATTTTAAACCCCGGCATCGTTTGGATCAGGCGACTTTGCTTGAATTGTTTGCCTGGACCGAAGCCGAATTTCTGCAAAAAACCGAAGGCTCGGCGATTCGCCGCATCGGTCATCAGCGTTGGCTGCGCAATATCGCCGTGGCGCTGGGAAATGGCAAAGCCACTGATGCCGCTAAAACGGTATTGGCCGGCAGATTGAGTGATGAATCGGAGATGGTGCGCGAGCATACACAATGGGCTTTGCAGAAATTGGACAGTTTGCACATTGAACCGGAACTTCCGACAATTTAG
- a CDS encoding DUF3047 domain-containing protein, producing MTISLYPAYTSGRLTMVKHKLLLCLAMWLSHHPVLADNKLSIGEFSQNRLDGWEHKSFKGETHYRLQAIDGVTALVADSRAAGSGLFKEQRIDLDQTPFLNWSWRIGNRLSGLNEQSKAGDDYAARVYVVVKGGLAFWQTKAVNYVWAGNSKRDSVWPNAFAGDHAMMMALRDQEAPLNVWEHEKRNIRTDFKQLFGEDIRSIDAVAIMTDTDNSGGQVSAVYGDIWFSKD from the coding sequence ATGACAATTTCCCTGTATCCGGCTTATACCAGCGGCAGACTGACAATGGTGAAGCATAAGCTATTGCTGTGCCTGGCTATGTGGTTGTCTCATCACCCAGTGCTTGCCGATAACAAGCTATCTATCGGTGAGTTCAGCCAGAATCGCCTGGACGGCTGGGAACATAAAAGCTTCAAAGGTGAAACCCACTACCGATTGCAAGCAATCGACGGCGTGACAGCGCTGGTAGCCGATAGCCGCGCCGCCGGCTCCGGCCTGTTCAAGGAGCAACGCATCGATTTGGACCAAACTCCGTTTCTGAACTGGTCTTGGCGCATCGGCAATCGTTTATCCGGCTTGAACGAACAAAGTAAGGCTGGTGATGATTATGCGGCGAGGGTGTATGTGGTGGTCAAAGGCGGGCTGGCGTTTTGGCAAACTAAGGCTGTTAATTATGTCTGGGCCGGCAACAGCAAACGGGATAGCGTCTGGCCGAATGCGTTTGCCGGCGATCATGCGATGATGATGGCTTTACGCGATCAGGAGGCACCGTTGAATGTCTGGGAACACGAAAAACGAAATATCCGGACCGACTTCAAGCAACTATTCGGTGAAGACATTCGCAGCATCGATGCCGTCGCCATCATGACCGATACCGACAACAGTGGCGGCCAGGTTTCCGCCGTGTATGGCGACATCTGGTTTTCCAAGGATTAA
- a CDS encoding YgjV family protein yields MQLDLNLLHLAYLIGGIGILVEWRAYCLPDGLAFRRWSAAGAVLWAAQYLLLDAWTAGLTMASTALRTLLSSRLESGLHKHWTAASFVALFSGLTACSWQGPVSLLPAFAVINTTLALFYLNNRHMRVALLASSLAWISNDYIWQAWPALVAETVAMGINLRTIRKLFAQ; encoded by the coding sequence TTGCAACTGGATTTGAATCTGCTGCACCTCGCCTACCTGATTGGCGGGATTGGTATTCTGGTGGAATGGCGGGCTTATTGTTTGCCGGATGGCTTAGCGTTTCGGCGTTGGTCCGCAGCCGGGGCCGTGCTGTGGGCCGCTCAATACCTGTTGCTGGATGCCTGGACCGCTGGTTTGACCATGGCCAGTACCGCCCTGCGCACCCTGCTGTCCAGCCGTTTGGAGAGCGGTTTGCACAAACACTGGACGGCGGCGAGCTTCGTGGCTTTGTTTAGCGGGCTTACGGCATGCTCTTGGCAAGGCCCTGTCTCTTTATTGCCGGCCTTTGCCGTGATCAACACCACACTGGCTCTGTTTTACCTGAACAATCGCCACATGCGCGTTGCGCTGTTGGCTTCCAGTCTTGCATGGATAAGCAACGATTACATCTGGCAGGCCTGGCCGGCATTGGTGGCCGAGACCGTGGCGATGGGCATTAATCTGCGGACGATACGCAAGCTGTTTGCCCAATAA
- a CDS encoding DUF1508 domain-containing protein, whose translation MPATFQLKANDDNQYSFSFVNSKGELILISGDYDNKEEALQGIKEVRTGSLMSNQIAASKVPEGDTFFVIKDAAGAIIVKSVLFNSNMVFDNALHTVKDNACVAEIVDLTL comes from the coding sequence ATGCCAGCCACTTTTCAACTTAAAGCCAACGACGACAATCAGTATTCCTTTTCTTTTGTGAACAGTAAGGGCGAACTGATTCTGATCAGCGGCGATTACGATAACAAAGAAGAAGCTCTCCAGGGCATTAAAGAAGTGCGAACCGGCTCCTTAATGAGCAACCAGATTGCCGCCAGCAAGGTTCCTGAAGGCGATACTTTTTTTGTGATTAAAGATGCGGCCGGTGCCATCATTGTAAAAAGCGTTTTATTTAATTCAAACATGGTATTCGACAATGCGCTGCACACGGTTAAAGACAATGCCTGCGTTGCCGAAATCGTCGATCTGACACTGTAA
- a CDS encoding TIGR04282 family arsenosugar biosynthesis glycosyltransferase, with amino-acid sequence MIFCKAPIPGQVKTRLQPALNAEQAAAAHRQLTSMTLDRAFEQPLCAVELHCAPDASHGFFQECARRYPLTLKGQSGADLGERMHHAFADALGRYRHAMLMGCDCPSLSSDDLHRALVVLHEGHDAVIAPADDGGYVLIGLNETQPRLFSDMSWGHDQVMATTRSRANEMGLNLYELDSQWDVDTYSDWLRYSAM; translated from the coding sequence ATGATTTTTTGCAAAGCGCCGATTCCCGGCCAAGTCAAAACCCGGCTGCAACCAGCCTTAAATGCCGAACAGGCTGCCGCAGCACACCGGCAACTGACTTCTATGACCCTGGACCGCGCCTTCGAGCAGCCTTTGTGTGCGGTCGAACTGCATTGCGCGCCAGACGCCAGCCATGGCTTTTTTCAGGAGTGTGCGCGGCGTTATCCGTTGACGCTCAAAGGGCAATCCGGCGCCGACTTGGGCGAACGCATGCACCACGCCTTTGCTGATGCCTTAGGCCGTTACCGTCACGCCATGCTGATGGGTTGCGATTGCCCCAGTCTGTCGAGTGACGATCTGCATCGCGCATTAGTGGTCTTACACGAAGGTCATGATGCGGTTATCGCACCAGCCGACGACGGCGGTTATGTGCTGATCGGCTTAAACGAAACGCAACCGAGACTGTTCAGCGACATGAGCTGGGGCCATGATCAGGTCATGGCCACCACGCGCAGTCGGGCAAATGAAATGGGTTTGAACCTTTACGAACTGGATAGCCAATGGGATGTGGACACTTACTCCGACTGGCTGCGTTATTCGGCTATGTAA